A genomic window from Streptomyces sp. NBC_00234 includes:
- a CDS encoding right-handed parallel beta-helix repeat-containing protein, translated as MRTRTPLTTLLVTALATGGLALATAGPAEAAVIEVTTAAQLKSALLAAAPGDTIRLADGTYTGNFKATTPGTSAARITLTGSSRAVLTAGGGYGLHLNGASYWTVQGVTVTGGQKGIMTDAANGVVIDSVTVHDLDMEGVHFRTSSRNGILRNSRIYDTGHDGRGMGEGVYVGSAGDLTDRSDQAQILNNVIGPGVGGENIDIKEGTTGARIIGNTFDGSGLTGANYDDSWVDVKGNDVLVEGNRGSRTTNNGYETHTQQSGWGCGTVFRGNVSDLTGAVGDKQLAVNVTNSSSSCRTTVYSSNTVTGGKGLTNIAVTP; from the coding sequence ATGCGCACCCGCACCCCCCTCACCACCCTGCTGGTCACCGCCCTCGCCACCGGCGGACTGGCCCTGGCCACGGCCGGGCCGGCGGAGGCCGCCGTCATCGAGGTGACCACGGCGGCCCAGCTCAAGTCGGCGCTCCTCGCCGCGGCCCCCGGCGACACGATCCGGCTCGCCGACGGGACGTACACCGGCAACTTCAAGGCGACCACCCCGGGCACCTCCGCGGCCCGGATCACCCTCACCGGCTCCAGCAGGGCGGTCCTCACCGCGGGCGGCGGCTACGGGCTGCACCTCAACGGCGCCTCCTACTGGACCGTCCAGGGTGTCACCGTCACCGGCGGGCAGAAGGGCATCATGACCGACGCGGCCAACGGCGTCGTCATCGACTCGGTGACCGTGCACGACCTGGACATGGAGGGCGTCCACTTCCGCACGTCCAGCCGGAACGGGATTCTCAGGAACTCCCGCATCTACGACACCGGGCACGACGGCCGCGGCATGGGCGAGGGCGTGTACGTCGGCTCGGCCGGGGACCTCACCGACCGCAGCGACCAGGCACAGATCCTGAACAACGTGATCGGCCCGGGGGTCGGCGGCGAGAACATCGACATCAAGGAAGGCACCACCGGAGCCAGGATCATCGGCAACACCTTCGACGGCAGCGGTCTGACCGGCGCCAACTACGACGACTCATGGGTCGACGTGAAGGGCAACGACGTCCTGGTCGAGGGCAACAGGGGTTCCCGTACGACCAACAACGGCTACGAGACGCACACCCAGCAGAGCGGCTGGGGCTGCGGCACCGTCTTCCGCGGCAACGTCTCGGACCTCACCGGCGCCGTCGGCGACAAGCAGCTCGCCGTCAACGTCACCAACAGCTCGTCGAGCTGCCGGACCACCGTGTACAGCAGCAACACCGTCACCGGCGGCAAGGGGCTGACGAACATCGCCGTCACCCCGTAA
- the rpsA gene encoding 30S ribosomal protein S1, whose translation MTSSTETTATTPQVAVNDIGDADAFLAAIDETIKYFNDGDIVDGVIVKVDRDEVLLDIGYKTEGVIPSRELSIKHDVDPNEVVKVGDEIEALVLQKEDKEGRLILSKKRAQYERAWGTIEKIKEEDGIVTGTVIEVVKGGLILDIGLRGFLPASLVEMRRVRDLQPYVGKELEAKIIELDKNRNNVVLSRRAWLEQTQSEVRQTFLTTLQKGQVRSGVVSSIVNFGAFVDLGGVDGLVHVSELSWKHIDHPSEVVEVGQEVTVEVLDVDMDRERVSLSLKATQEDPWQQFARTHQIGQVVPGKVTKLVPFGAFVRVDEGIEGLVHISELAERHVEIPEQVVQVNDEIFVKVIDIDLERRRISLSLKQANESFGGDPASVEFDPTLYGMAASYDDQGNYIYPEGFDPETNDWLEGFEAQREVWETQYAEAQQRFEQHQAQVIKSREADEAAAAEGAAAPAGSAPAASGGSGGGGSYSSESDDNSGALASDEALAALREKLAGGQS comes from the coding sequence ATGACGAGCAGCACCGAGACCACCGCCACCACTCCGCAGGTTGCGGTCAACGACATCGGCGACGCGGACGCGTTCCTCGCGGCGATCGACGAGACGATCAAGTACTTCAACGACGGCGACATCGTTGACGGAGTCATCGTCAAGGTTGACCGGGACGAGGTTCTCCTCGACATCGGTTACAAGACCGAAGGTGTCATCCCGAGCCGCGAGCTCTCGATCAAGCACGACGTCGACCCGAACGAGGTCGTCAAGGTCGGCGACGAGATCGAGGCCCTGGTTCTCCAGAAGGAGGACAAGGAAGGCCGCCTGATCCTCTCGAAGAAGCGCGCTCAGTACGAGCGTGCCTGGGGCACCATCGAGAAGATCAAGGAAGAAGACGGCATCGTCACCGGTACCGTCATCGAGGTCGTCAAGGGTGGTCTCATCCTCGACATCGGCCTCCGTGGCTTCCTGCCGGCCTCCCTCGTCGAGATGCGTCGTGTCCGCGACCTCCAGCCCTACGTGGGCAAGGAGCTCGAGGCCAAGATCATCGAGCTGGACAAGAACCGCAACAACGTGGTCCTGTCCCGCCGCGCCTGGCTCGAGCAGACCCAGTCCGAGGTTCGCCAGACGTTCCTCACGACCCTGCAGAAGGGTCAGGTCCGCTCCGGCGTCGTCTCCTCGATCGTCAACTTCGGTGCCTTCGTGGACCTGGGTGGCGTCGACGGTCTCGTGCACGTCTCCGAGCTGTCCTGGAAGCACATCGACCACCCCTCCGAGGTTGTCGAGGTCGGCCAGGAAGTCACCGTCGAGGTCCTCGACGTCGACATGGACCGCGAGCGCGTCTCCCTGTCGCTCAAGGCGACGCAGGAAGACCCGTGGCAGCAGTTCGCCCGGACGCACCAGATCGGTCAGGTCGTCCCGGGTAAGGTCACGAAGCTCGTTCCGTTCGGTGCGTTCGTGCGCGTCGACGAGGGCATCGAGGGTCTGGTCCACATCTCCGAGCTGGCCGAGCGCCACGTGGAGATCCCGGAGCAGGTCGTCCAGGTCAACGACGAGATCTTCGTCAAGGTCATCGACATCGACCTCGAGCGTCGTCGCATCAGCCTCTCGCTGAAGCAGGCCAACGAGTCCTTCGGTGGCGACCCGGCCTCGGTCGAGTTCGACCCGACGCTGTACGGCATGGCCGCGTCGTACGACGACCAGGGCAACTACATCTACCCCGAGGGCTTCGACCCCGAGACCAACGACTGGCTCGAGGGCTTCGAGGCTCAGCGCGAGGTGTGGGAGACCCAGTACGCCGAGGCGCAGCAGCGCTTCGAGCAGCACCAGGCTCAGGTCATCAAGTCCCGCGAGGCCGACGAGGCCGCTGCTGCCGAGGGCGCTGCTGCCCCGGCCGGCAGCGCTCCGGCTGCCTCGGGCGGCAGCGGTGGCGGCGGCTCGTACTCCTCGGAGTCCGATGACAACTCCGGCGCCCTGGCGTCGGACGAGGCACTGGCCGCGCTGCGCGAGAAGCTGGCGGGCGGCCAGAGCTGA
- a CDS encoding class I SAM-dependent methyltransferase yields MSQEIHGTEPEATRRNAGESESSRASRGWWDRNADEYQSDHGAFLGDDRFVWGPEGLDEADAALLGPAASLDGLDVLEIGAGAAQCSRWLAAQGARPVALDLSHRQLQHALRIGEGIPLVEADAGKLPFRDDSFDLACSAYGAVPFVADPVQVFREVHRVLRPGGRWVFSVTHPIRWAFPDEPGPEGLSVAASYFDRVPYVEQDEQGDAVYVEHHRTLGDRVRDVVAGGFRLVDLVEPEWPAWNNQEWGGWSPLRGNLIPGTAIFVCVRD; encoded by the coding sequence ATGAGCCAAGAGATCCACGGGACAGAGCCGGAAGCAACGCGCCGGAACGCCGGAGAATCGGAAAGCAGCCGGGCAAGTCGCGGCTGGTGGGACCGGAACGCCGACGAGTACCAGAGCGACCACGGGGCCTTCCTCGGGGACGACCGCTTCGTCTGGGGCCCCGAAGGACTCGACGAGGCCGACGCGGCGCTGCTGGGGCCCGCCGCCTCGCTGGACGGCCTGGACGTCCTGGAGATCGGCGCCGGCGCCGCCCAGTGCTCGCGCTGGCTCGCCGCCCAGGGTGCGCGCCCGGTGGCCCTGGACCTCTCGCACCGCCAGCTCCAGCACGCGCTGCGGATCGGCGAGGGCATCCCGCTGGTCGAGGCGGACGCGGGGAAGCTGCCGTTCCGGGACGACTCCTTCGACCTGGCCTGCTCCGCCTACGGCGCGGTGCCGTTCGTCGCCGATCCCGTGCAGGTGTTCCGGGAGGTCCACAGGGTCCTGCGGCCAGGCGGCCGGTGGGTGTTCTCCGTGACCCACCCGATCCGCTGGGCGTTCCCGGACGAGCCGGGGCCGGAGGGGCTCTCGGTCGCCGCCTCGTACTTCGACCGCGTCCCCTACGTCGAGCAGGACGAGCAGGGCGACGCCGTGTACGTCGAGCACCACAGGACGCTCGGCGACCGGGTACGCGACGTGGTGGCCGGCGGTTTCCGCCTGGTCGATCTCGTCGAGCCGGAGTGGCCCGCGTGGAACAACCAGGAGTGGGGCGGCTGGTCCCCGCTGCGCGGCAACCTCATCCCCGGGACGGCGATCTTCGTCTGCGTACGGGACTAG